The Plasmodium cynomolgi strain B DNA, chromosome 13, whole genome shotgun sequence DNA segment GCATAATGATCGCAACTTTCAAGTAATCGTACATATTtaattgtacatatttaattgtatatatttaattgtacatattaaattgtacatattttatttgtacagtgaaatgcaaaaaacaCATTTAATCTATATGCGGTCAAAACACAAAGCAATTCATCAAACGATAGTTCTACAACGCAGTGACcccttaaataaataaacgtGTGATTATCTCGACTTAACCAAAATGAAGGCTTCAAATCATTTAAgcgtttttgttttatttttatttctaattgCAATAATTCCTTGCTTGGCTGTTTATTCGGGCATACCCATTGAGAAATTAGACTACGAAACAATTAAGgcgaatgaaaaaatacgaTCCAAAGCAAGAAAGGATGAACTGACCATGTTGTCACTTGTATGTGGAAGCATTATTCTAGCCTTTGCAACCCTGTGGGGAATCAGAATTCATCATACATTGAAATATGACCGAAGAGGCAAAATCCCAGATCAAGAAATAATGACCGAGATGGGGGAACCCAAAATGTCTTTTGAAAATGACGTGTTGaaccaagaaaaaaaagatacctGAATTACTCTGGTCCTCCTGTGCCAGCACATttgggggaattttttttttcttaaccaTCCAATTCGTCGAAATAAGAGCGTTAAAATTTTCAGCTGTTCTGTTATTTTGCTCCTAAgtgtaaataattacatgTATGTGTGTTGTATGGCCTcggaatatatatatatatatatatattttttgtaccaCATAGCGCGTAATCATAGAACGTTTCGAATTGTGTGCGTaacttcttttcttttttgagaacattttttcttcacgtaGGACATTGTATAGagaattcttttatttacttgTGCGTGtcgatattttatttttccttaagTACTATGCTGCGAGATTTTTTTAgcttgtattttttatattccaaCGAATGAATTCATTATTAGACCCCTTTACAGATTCATTAGTagcataaaatgaaaaattgcaTTATGCCGCTCCGTGCGTGCATGTGCACATCATTCTTCACACATGTTCATTGAGTATGTCGAGTACCCGCGTAGTAACCTTGTTCGtatgtaatattataatatataaattataaagaaccataaaattgaaagaatAAGTAcgcaaataattttacacTTTAATCATTTTAAACAACTTTAAAGCACCAAATAGTATTAAGACAAGAAATGGGGGAGGAAAGGTGAATTCCTATCCATTACGCCATTGCTGCATGGGCGAGAAAATAGATACCCACATTGAGAATTCAAAATGGGATATGCCCTCCagagcaatatttttttccccatcatttctttttttttcaacaatcCAACAGTTCACTTCACACATTGGAAGCATAACTCAACGTAGCACAATGTTGTGGATACAGAAAGACAAAATTACTGCCATATCTTACGCACTTCGTTGTATATCTATCATTTcacttttgtgaaaattgcacaattttggcatttcataatatattcattttttagtaaatttttcacttattttattcttcggataaattgtaaacaaaaataaatacgtaATACtataacaaattaaaatgacGGTCGAACGAAAAAACGACATTTAATGAAAAagacacatttttatcagTGTACCAACAACACAATAATGACTACAAGTTTGATAAATGAACTCACAAAAGGAGCATTACATGGTAAAATTTAAGCAGATTTCTTATTTAcgcaataaatttataatttttcgttttaatttacaaaaaacacacaaagtTCCACACAAATGCGAGGTGAACTATTCTGCAAAATTATGGTCAAGACTATTCTTCGTGTATTTCCCCCGTTCATTTTTCCATGCGGTTCTCCGCACAATTCTCACAAATGGACACATTGGCTAATACAACCATGAAGCCACAATTTCCGCGAATTGCTTCAAATAGCTGTAATTAATTCTGGAAACACATATTAActatgaaaatgaaaaaaaattccgaaAAATGCTCACgttttcaaaaataagttCTATGTATTACGCTAAAATTTCCCATGTAATGGCACTTTTAAATAATGCTCATGTGCCTTTTTACAcatacaatatttattttgttgtaatGTGTTACTTCTTTCAATGTTTATTACGATAATAGAAGatttattcccatttttataataatttttcgaTTATTTGATTTTCCCACTCTTTATAACATACTTTTGTGAAGTTCCCTTGACAAATTACACGTAAAAATTGTTGCATAAGGCCACCCTTTTCTGATATCCTAAGAATCTTTTATGCAAAtacttaaaaagaaattatttaaaattacattctttctttttctgatACCATGTtgattaatttattttttatttttttcactaaaaCAAAAACGGCCCTCTTAACTCCTatccactttttcttttttcattattattttgttttgggaataaaaaaagacacgGATCACTGTGTTTCTTCACTGTTTTAATCTAAACTCCCCTGCATTAGAAAACTAATATGTTCCTCTGAGTACATTTATCTTAAtcctattttaaattatccaATTCTTCTGGTTCCAATATGTCGAAATACATTTCTTTGTCTGAATCTgtgttttcttcattttcgcttTCCCTCCATAATTCATGAGATGATTCTGATGAATATTCTGAGGTATCTGAATCTTCTTCATCTGTATATTCTTGAGAATCCTCCTCATTATAGTTTCCTTCAAAATCCGTACCGTCTATATTTCCTTCAGAATTTTCCTCACTTAAAATATTACCATCGTGCAAGATAAGTTGGTTTTTTTCACATTGAACATTAGGCTCTATTGATGGTTTGTTATTAcccaatttttcattatttgaAGGTGTGTTACTAATCCCAGGATTTTCAAGTTTACTACTTTCTGGATTAATAGAAGTGTTGTCATATGGATGTACTTCCAAAAATTTGACATGTTCCTTCTTTGCCATTGACTTCTCAAATTtagttataaatatatttccgtAATTACGATTCGGTACTTTTGGAATAAAAACTGGTTCTTCTGTGTTCTCGTTATTTTCTTCTGACTCACTTGGACTTTTCCCTCTATAACTACGAAGTTtgcttttataatatttggACGCTATTGTACTTTgggttcccccttttcttaTCTTTTTGggtgtttcttcttcttctcctttttgacCCTCTTCTACAGTAGAATCTTCTGTATTTCCTTTTATCAACGCATGTTTGCTCGCTATATAGTGGACACTGCATGGTTTACCTAAAGATTTGCAGCATTCTCtataactccttttttttttccttttttcttcttccgtgTCTTCTTTCATAGATATAGATTCAGTTGCTTCCTTTTGATTCACATCTATATCCTCGAGCATTTTTGTATCGattaatgacaaaaaaacgTCCGAAACATCCACATGGTTATCTCTTATAAAATCcattaaaaaatcatcatTACTATCCTCtgcaaagtgggaaaaacaaataaaacgaTGAACATTACAACATTTACATCGTTAAAAAGGTGCAATTATTCATGTGTCTCCGAGTTTTTTCACTACataaacacatatatacagatACATTTTTGACACCTTTGCACTTTCATTTTACCTTCTTGTTCGGTaaggatttttcttttaaattcatCTTCActagttttaaaaattgtccaTAATATGGAAGTCAAAATTTTCCCTCTTTCCCTTGTACTTGCAAAtttgacgaaaaaaatatgcaccaCTTTGCTAAATAAGACTGCGAATATAGCTATATTGCACAACGTggtcattttcatttttgctgagtggttaaaaaaaaaaaagccacaaaaattgttacggtatgtatgtatatttttctttattgcCATACATATggttatgcattttttttttttttttaccacagTATTGTATCTCTTAAATAATGCTTAACAGGCATTcagaatttttaattcactcgtaataatttttgtttaaaagcatttaatttttctgtccagtaaaacataaaactgaatgtttattttttatgtagcaAAAACATAAAACTGTAAATGCAAGCTCAAACataatttacaatttaatgACGGTTAATGGGgcaaatttatttgttctatTTAATCATATAGACTTTAAACCTTTGGTGTACTAAACCAAGTCGCAGACTATAGAACAAGCATAATTATACGAAACACAATGCAACCATTTTTGCATGCGTGCTCAAAGAAATTCTCAAACAAAATAACGAACATTTTTTGACATATtcatgcgtaaaaaaaattgcgtatatatttttttccctcatcataaaatttgttatggggcttttcccccttttttcataaaacCAATCGATTGCTATATGTGCAGCATATTCGAACGGATTATCTAtactcgaaaaaaataaatttgtacgtgcaaaaaaaaaaaatgaaaattttaaacgtTAACACATGGCTTACATTTATGTAACGATTCAGGTAAAAGGCATAAAAGCCGTAAAAACAGTCCTGATACACGATGTTGAACGtacaattatataaaaatatttacattacCTTGCGAATCGCCCAATTTTGctaacaaaaaggaaataaatacTTTCCTGAAAGAAAGCATTATTCAAATATTTACGCCCAATGAAAGCAACTAGATTTAaagcgcaaaaaagaaatctcTTAAATAAACAAAACTGAAAAGATAAATCTGCTTTGTTTATTATTCCGTCAGGCATGCTTTCATGCATTCATATGCGTATAGATACATGTACACAATCGAACCTTCGAAGGTCGATTGCAACATCGTTCATCATTAGAAAATCATTTCGCAACATACGCAAACTTGCACAATGTCGAAATGGGACTTTCCACAGTAGTAGAATAATTTTGTCTTTCACGCGTCTCCGTCTTTTCATTTCACCATACTGGCTGTATATATCACCTTAttttaaggaaaataacGAGCCTTTTCCAGgttaattcatttatttcagTTTTCCCTATATGTCACATAGACTATTCGCACCTTTTATAACTGTCATATTTATCAAAAAGATGTaatgttacttttttttaagagacCACGAATGAAGCAAAGTTTTTCATGCAAAACATGTATTAgtttccccaaaaaaagaaaatggatCAACGAGttacccattttttcacgCATATAATTTGTAGCCAAGGAATGTGCAAACTATACTCTTCCAACAATCACGTTTGacccttcctctttttttaaaaaagctaaaaaaggaatgcgGTAAAATATGTTGCAacatttgacatttttttatacacttCGTATGTAATTTCCTCTCAGCgcaaaatgtatttttatctgtGTGGAAAAAGATCCTTATTCAATTAAAAACACGCAAATTgcattttgctttgctttgccttACTTTGCTTTGCcttattttgctttgctttaatttttttccctctctaAATATCACAAAATGACAGCTGTTTTAATTTCCCACGGtgactttttcttcctcaaagaaacaacgcgaaaaaaaaa contains these protein-coding regions:
- a CDS encoding hypothetical protein (putative) → MKASNHLSVFVLFLFLIAIIPCLAVYSGIPIEKLDYETIKANEKIRSKARKDELTIIILAFATLWGIRIHHTLKYDRRGKIPDQEIMTEMGEPKMSFENDVLNQEKKDT
- a CDS encoding hypothetical protein (putative), whose protein sequence is MKMTTLCNIAIFAVLFSKVVHIFFVKFASTRERGKILTSILWTIFKTSEDEFKRKILTEQEEDSNDDFLMDFIRDNHVDVSDVFLSLIDTKMLEDIDVNQKEATESISMKEDTEEEKRKKKRSYRECCKSLGKPCSVHYIASKHALIKGNTEDSTVEEGQKGEEEETPKKIRKGGTQSTIASKYYKSKLRSYRGKSPSESEENNENTEEPVFIPKVPNRNYGNIFITKFEKSMAKKEHVKFLEVHPYDNTSINPESSKLENPGISNTPSNNEKLGNNKPSIEPNVQCEKNQLILHDGNILSEENSEGNIDGTDFEGNYNEEDSQEYTDEEDSDTSEYSSESSHELWRESENEENTDSDKEMYFDILEPEELDNLK